A window of Syngnathoides biaculeatus isolate LvHL_M chromosome 9, ASM1980259v1, whole genome shotgun sequence contains these coding sequences:
- the htt gene encoding huntingtin isoform X3, whose protein sequence is MATMEKLMKAFESLKSFQQQQGPPTAEEIVQRQKKEQATTKKDRVAHCLTICENIVAQSLSRTSPEFQKLLGIAMEMFLLCSDDSESDVRMVADECLNKIIKALMDSNLPRLQLELYKEIKKNGASRSLRAALWRFAELAHLIRPQKCRPYLVNLLPCLTRITKRQEETVQETLASAMPKIMAALGHFANDGDIKVLLKSFVSNLKSSSPTIRRTAASAAVIVCQHSRRTSYFYTWLLNVLLGLLVPVDEEHISHLILGVLLTLRYLMPLLQQQVNTTSLKGSFGVMKKEADVQPTSEQLLQVYELTLHYTQHWDHNVVTASLELLQQMLRTPPPDLLHMLISVGSIPHATVFRQDAESRARSGSILEFIAGGSSYSPLLHRKHKGKILLGEEEGLEDDSEKTEVTTGAFTASVDETDGSSEAQVDIITEQPRSSQHTLQPGDSVDLSASSEQAGAAGGTSPSDTAESPNENEEEMLSQSSSCGANVTPETADYTTPENTTADGGPFIECGSHLSTNEGSLPPSDSSQTTTEGPDSAVTPSDVAELVLDGSESQYSGMQIGTLQDEEDEGTGPSSQNENSFLPSTLALSKPHLFDFRGHNRQGSDSSVEHFIPKEEPTEIEPDSKPSSINGPIGHYTDQGAEPLVHCVRLLAASFLLTGQKNGVIPDKEVRVSVKALAVSCIGAAGALLPESFFNSLYLEPLDGISVEEQQYVSDVLDLIHHGDPQIRGATAILCAAIIQSVLIKTRYNIHTWLASVQSATGNPLSLVDLVSLLRKTLKDETSVTCKMGCVAVRHCIMSVCSSTLSELGLQLVIDLLALTDSSYWLVRTELLETLAELDFRLINFLERKTEALHKGDHHYTGRLRLQDRVLNNVVIHLLGDDDPRVRHVAASSVTRLISRLFYDCDQGQTDPVVAIARDQSSVYLQLLMHEAQPPSQFTVSTITRTYRGFNLSNTVPDVTVENNLSRVVTAISHAFTSSTSRALTFGCCEALCLLASNFPVCTWSTGWHCGYINSISTVSSRGNLNHSRGRASSLSQTSNTQNPNSSLPDVERRNLTVGMANMVLSLLSSAWFPLDLSAHQDALLLTGNLLAAVAPKCMRNPWAGEEEGSSGSSYPSGGPNKMDEPWAALSERSLVTMVDQMFSHLLKVLNICAHVLDDTSPGPAVKATLPSLTNTPSLSPIRRKGKEKEAVDPNSVPLSPKKSNEINAGRVGDSTSGTVVNKLNTPGSFYHLPTYLKLYDVLKATHANYKVTLDLHCSHEKFGGLLRAALDVLSQLLELATLHDISKCVEEILGFLKSCFSREPTMATVCVQQLLKTLFGTNLASQYEGILSGPSRAQGKVLRLGSSNLRPGLYHYCFMAPYTHFTQALADASLRNMVQAEQEQDASGWFDVMQKASNQLRSNIANATRHRSDKNAIHNHIRLFEPLVIKALKQYTTSTSVALQRQVLDLLAQLVQLRVNYCLLDSDQVFIGFVLKQFEYIEVGQFRESEAVIPNIFFFLVLLSYERYHSKQIIGIPKIIQLCDGIMASGRKAVTHAIPALQPIVHDLFVLRGSNKADAGKELDTQKEVVVSMLLRLVQYHQVLEMFILVLQQCHKENEDKWKRLSRQIADVILPMIAKQQMHLDSPEALGVLNTLFESVAPSSLRPVDMLLKSMFVVPSTMASVTTVQLWVSGILAVLRVLISQSTEDIVLSRVHELSLSPHLLSCNTVRHLYQKSGSPNAPPPFDSFAIQEPNGDSQKALPEETFARFLLQIVGVLLDEISCKQVKVDITDQQHTFYCQQLGTLLMCLIHIFKSGMFRRITAAASFLLKGEGASGENDLETGLYYHLVTLNSMVQGLITTHPSLVLLWCQVLLLINYTNYSWWAEVHQTPRRNSRSCTKLLSPHSSEDNEEESPVSLFTMINREIVCRGALILFCDYVCQNLHDSEHLTWLIVNHVSDLISLSHEPPVQDFISAVHRNSAASGLFIQAIQSRCDNLTNPTMLKKTLQCLEGIHLSQSGSLLMLYVDKLLSTPFRVLARMVDTLACRRVEMLLAETLQNSIAQLPVEELDRIQEYLQISNLAQRHQRFYSLLDRFRATVAETSSPPPPVTSHPLDGDPPPAPELVNADKEWYVTLVKSQCCLRGDVSLFEITELLTKLPAPDLFSIMRCETFNLSLLCPCLSMGVHRLTRGQGPVLLETALQVTLEHLVGVTESLPAPHQSFLPPSKPHSYWIQLADVYDEPGFYSKVLALCRALSQYLLCVNQLPSYLRILCDKEALITTFTCTATEVIVWRLLQDQLPLSVDLQWTLSCLCLALQQTCIWNKLSTTEYATHTCSLIYCLRLIMVAVAVSPGDQLLISEKKRLARDAEGDEVDSLQTKYGCEWQACEIMAELVEGLQNVLSLGHYKNSLIPTFLTPTLRNIVISIARLPLVNSFTRVPPMVWKLGWSPQPQGESGTALPEIPVDFLQEKDVFREFLYRINILGWSSRTQFEETWATLLGVLVTQPITMAQEEDTQQEEDLERTQLNVLAVQAITSLVLGAMMLPTAGNPAVSCLEQQPRNKSLKALETRFGRKLAVIRGEVEREIQALVSKRDNIHTHHFYHAWDPVPSLSATSAGMLISHEKLLLQINTEREMGNMDYKLGQVSIHSVWLGNNITPLREEEWGEDEDDEPDMPSHTSPPLSPINSRKHRAGVDIHSCSQFLLELYSQWLIPSSPSNRKTPTILVSEVVRSLLAVSDLFTERNQFDMMFSTLMELQKLHPPEDEILNQYLVPAICKAAAVLGMDKVIAEPVCRLLDTTLRSTHLPSRMGALHGVLYVLECDLLDDTAKQLIPIISEYLLSNLRPIAHCVHLHNQQHVLVMCAVAFYMMENYPLDVGSEFMAAVIQVCSVMVSASEDSTPSVIYHCVLRGLERLLLSEQLSRVEGEALVKLSVDRVNMPSPHRAMAALGLMLTCMYTAVLASGSEVTGVRGQVDSGSAVTEAVGVTAGHVGFSSGKEKASPANRPAHPDPQAPDSESIIVAMERVSVLFDRIRKGLPSEARVVSRILPQFLDDFFPPQDVMNKVIGEFLSNQQPYPQFMATVVYKVFQTLHATGQSSMVRDWVLLSLSNFTQRTPVAMAMWSLSCFFVSASTSQWISALLPHVISRMGSSDVVDINLFCLVAMDFYRHQIDEELDRRAFQSVFETVASPGSPYYQLLGCLQSIHQDTTL, encoded by the exons TAGAACTTCTCCGGAGTTCCAGAAATTGCTTGGCATCGCCATGGAAATGTTCCTGCTCTGCAGTGACGATAGTGAATCAGATGTCCGAATGGTAGCCGATGAGTGCCTGAACAAAATAATCAAa GCACTGATGGACTCTAATCTGCCTCGACTGCAGTTGGAGCTGTATAAGGAAATTAAAAAG AATGGTGCCTCTCGGAGTTTGAGAGCAGCTTTGTGGAGGTTTGCTGAGCTTGCTCATCTTATAAGACCTCAGAAATGCAG ACCCTATTTGGTCAACCTTTTGCCGTGCCTCACCAGAATTACAAAGCGGCAGGAGGAGACTGTCCAAGAAACCCTGGCTTCAGCCATGCCTAAGATCATGGCAGCCTTGGGACACTTTGCTAATGATGGTGACATCAAG GTCCTGTTGAAATCCTTTGTTTCCAACCTGAAGTCCAGCTCCCCCACCATTAGACGGACAGCTGCCAGCGCTGCTGTTATTGTGTGCCAACACTCAAGGCGCACCAGTTACTTTTACACGTGGCTTCTTAATGTTTTGCTGG GTTTGCTGGTTCCAGTCGATGAGGAGCATATCAGCCATCTCATCCTTGGGGTACTTTTAACCCTGCGGTACCTGATGCCTCTGCTGCAGCAGCAGGTCAACACCACAAGCCTCAAAGGAAGCTTTGGAGTAATGAAAAAAGAGGCTGATGTCCAGCCAACGTCGGAGCAACTGctacag GTGTATGAACTGACTTTACACTACACACAGCACTGGGATCACAATGTGGTGACCGCTTCACTGGAGCTGCTGCAACAAATGCTCAGGACTCCACCACCAGATCTTTTGCACATGCTCATTTCTGTAGGCAGTATTCCACATGCTACCGTGTTTCGTCAGGATGCCGAAAGTCGTGCGCGTTCTGGCAGCATCCTGGAGTTCATTG CAGGCGGGTCTTCCTACAGTCCACTCCTCCATAGGAAACATAAAG GAAAAATCCTTTTaggggaggaggagggtttAGAAGATGATTCTGAGAAGACTGAGGTCACCACTGGCGCCTTCACAG CATCTGTTGATGAAACTGATGGATCTTCGGAAGCCCAGGTGGATATCATTACCGAACAGCCGCGCTCCTCTCAGCATACCTTGCAGCCCGGGGACTCTGTGGACCTGAGCGCCTCCTCTGAGCAGGCCGGGGCTGCAGGCGGGACATCACCCTCAGACACTGCTGAGTCACCCAACGAAAATGAGGAGGAGATGCTGAGTCAAAGCTCAAGCTGTGGGGCTAATGTTACTCCAGAGACAGCTGACTACACTACACCAGAGAATACCACGGCAGATGGAGGGCCTTTTATTGAATGCGGGTCACACCTAAGCACCAATGAAGGCTCACTCCCACCGAGTGACTCCTCGCAGACCACCACCGAAGGACCGGACTCAGCTGTTACCCCCTCAGATGTCGCAGAGCTG GTACTGGATGGCAGTGAGAGCCAGTACTCTGGGATGCAGATCGGAACTCTACAggatgaggaagatgaaggGACAGGACCTTCATCCCAAAATGAAAACTCATTTCTGCCATCAACACTCG CTCTGAGCAAACCACATCTCTTCGACTTCAGAGGTCACAATCGACAGGGTTCTGACAGCAGTGTGGAGCATTTTATACCAAAGGAGGAACCCACTGAAATCGAACCTGACAGCAAG CCGTCAAGTATAAATGGCCCAATTGGACATTATACAGACCAGGGGGCAGAGCCACTTGTGCACTGTGTCAGGCTTCTTGCTGCTTCCTTCCTGTtgacaggacaaaaaaatg GTGTGATCCCTGACAAGGAGGTACGAGTGAGTGTGAAGGCCCTGGCAGTCAGTTGCATTGGTGCAGCTGGGGCACTGCTTCCTGAATCCTTCTTCAATTCTCTCTACCTGGAACCGCTGGACGGGATTTCAGTagaag AGCAGCAGTATGTCAGTGATGTGCTGGACCTAATTCACCACGGTGACCCACAGATCAGAGGTGCCACAGCTATCCTGTGTGCAGCCATTATTCAGTCTGTACTTATTAAAACTCGTTACAACATACACACCTGGCTGGCCAGTGTGCAGAGTGCAACAG GGAACCCTTTGTCCCTGGTGGACTTGGTGTCTCTGCTCAGAAAAACTCTGAAAGATGAAACCTCTGTAACCTGCAAGATGGGTTGCGTTGCAGTCAGG CACTGCATCATGTCAGTATGCAGCAGTACACTCAGTGAGCTGGGCCTACAGTTGGTGATCGACCTGCTGGCTCTGACAGACTCATCGTACTGGCTGGTCCGCACTGAACTGTTGGAGACGCTGGCTGAGTTGGATTTTCG GTTAATCAATTTCCTGGAGAGAAAGACTGAGGCTTTGCACAAAGGCGATCATCACTACACTGGG CGTCTTCGACTGCAGGATCGGGTTCTCAATAATGTAGTCATTCATCTGTTGGGTGATGATGACCCCAGAGTCCGCCATGTGGCAGCTTCTTCTGTCACCAG GCTCATATCGAGATTGTTTTATGACTGTGACCAGGGCCAGACAGACCCTGTTGTTGCTATTGCCCGAGATCAAAGTTCAGTTTACCTGCAGCTACTGATGCACGAAGCACAACCCCCCTCTCAATTCACAGTGAGCACCATAACAAG GACTTATCGGGGTTTTAACCTATCAAACACAGTGCCTGATGTCACAGTGGAAAACAACTTATCTCGGGTCGTCACCGCTATCTCTCATGCTTTCACCTCCTCTACCTCGAGGGCCCTGACT TTTGgctgctgtgaagcactatgtCTCCTGGCTTCAAATTTTCCAGTGTGCACATGGAGCACAGGCTGGCACTGTGGCTACATTAATTCCATTAGTACAGTTTCATCTCGAGGAAATCTCAACCACAGCAGGGGCAGGGCTTCAAG TCTGTCTCAGACCAGCAACACTCAAAACCCAAATTCCTCTTTACCTGATGTGGAGCGAAGGAACCTAACAGTGGGAATGGCCAACATGGTGCTTTCCTTGCTGTCATCTGCCTGGTTCCCACTAGACCTCTCTGCACATCAGGATGCATTGTTACTGACTGGCAACCTGCTAGCTG CGGTGGCGCCAAAATGCATGCGCAACCCATGGGCCGGAGAGGAAGAAGGTAGCAGTGGCAGCTCTTATCCTAGTGGAggaccaaataaaatggatgaacccTGGGCAGCATTGTCAGAGCGCTCCCTAGTGACAATGGTGGACCAGATGTTTTCCCACCTCCTGAAGGTCCTCAACATCTGTGCGCATGTGTTGGATGACACTTCCCCAGGACCAGCAGTTAAG GCCACACTGCCCTCCCTTACCAACACACCCTCACTGAGTCCCATTCGCAGGAAGGGCAAAGAGAAGGAGGCTGTTGATCCCAATTCTGTACCCTTGAGTCCAAAGAAAAGCAATGAGATCAATGCAG GCAGAGTCGGTGACAGCACAAGTGGAACAGTAGTAAACAAGTTGAACACACCTGGCAGCTTCTACCACCTGCCAACCTACCTCAAGCTCTATGATGTCCTCAAAGCAACTCATGCCAACTATAAG GTGACATTGGACCTTCATTGCAGCCACGAGAAGTTTGGGGGTTTACTTCGTGCTGCCTTAGATGTTCTGTCTCAGCTGCTTGAGCTAGCCACACTTCATGATATCagcaaa TGTGTAGAGGAAATTTTGGGCTTTCTCAAATCTTGCTTCTCCCGAGAACCTACCATGGCTACAGTTTGTGTTCAGCAG TTGTTGAAGACACTGTTTGGAACCAACTTGGCATCTCAGTATGAGGGCATCCTGAGTGGGCCCAGCCGTGCCCAGGGGAAGGTGCTCCGTCTTGGCTCTTCTAACCTGAGACCAGGCCTGTACCACTACTGCTTCATGGCACCATACACACACTTCACCCAGGCTCTGGCTGATGCCAGTCTACGTAATATGGTACAGGCTGAGCAAGAGCAGGATGCCTCTGG ATGGTTTGATGTGATGCAGAAAGCGTCAAACCAGCTTAGGTCTAACATTGCAAATGCAACACGCCACAGAAGCGACAAG AATGCCATCCACAACCACATCCGTCTTTTTGAACCACTCGTGATTAAAGCTTTGAAGCAGTACACAACCAGCACATCTGTTGCTCTGCAAAGACAAGTTCTGGACCTTCTAGCCCAACTTGTGCAGCTCAGAGTCAACTACTGCCTGCTGGACTCTGATCAG gtGTTCATAGGGTTTGTTCTAAAACAGTTTGAATATATTGAAGTCGGACAGTTTCG AGAGTCAGAGGCAGTTATACCAAACATCTTTTTCTTCCTGGTGTTGCTATCTTATGAACGCTACCATTCCAAGCAGATAATTGGTATCCCCAAAATCATCCAGCTGTGTGATGGCATAATGGCCAGTGGTAGGAAAGCTGTCACACATG CTATCCCTGCCTTGCAGCCCATAGTTCATGACCTGTTTGTCTTGAGGGGCTCCAACAAGGCAGATGCAGGCAAAGAGTTAGATACACAGAAAGAAGTAGTGGTCTCTATGCTTCTCAGACTTGTGCAGTACCACCAG GTTTTGGAGATGTTCATCCTTGTTCTGCAGCAGtgtcacaaagaaaatgaagacaAGTGGAAGAGGTTGTCTAGACAGATTGCAGATGTCATACTTCCCATGATTGCCAAGCAGCAG ATGCATTTGGATTCTCCTGAGGCTTTGGGTGTTTTGAACACTCTTTTTGAGAGTGTAGCACCTTCCTCTCTTAGGCCTGTGGATATGCTGCTCAAGAGCATGTTTGTTGTCCCGAGTACAATG GCATCAGTGACTACAGTTCAACTGTGGGTCTCTGGTATCCTGGCAGTGCTTAGGGTACTTATCTCCCAGTCAACTGAGGACATTGTGTTATCACGAGTCCATGAGCTGTCCCTCTCACCACATCTACTTTCCTGCAACACAGTCCGGCACCTCTATCAAAAGAGCGGGTCTCCCAATGCCCCTCCCCCTTTCGATTCATTTGCGATTCAAGAACCTAATGGTGATTCACAAAAAGCCCTACCAGAGGAAACTTTTGCCAG ATTTTTGCTCCAAATTGTTGGAGTGTTGCTGGATGAAATTTCCTGCAAACAGGTTAAAGTGGACATTACTGACCAACAACACACTTTCTATTGCCAGCAGCTGGGGACACTTCTCATGTGtttaatacacattttcaaaagtg gtaTGTTTCGCAGGATCACAGCTGCAGCCAGCTTCCTCTTAAAAGGTGAGGGTGCCAGTGGTGAGAATGACTTGGAGACTGGCCTTTACTACCATTTAGTGACCTTGAACAGCATGGTTCAGGGCCTGATCACCACCCACCCCTCCCTGGTACTGCTCTGGTGCCaagtcctcctcctcatcaacTATACAAACTACTCCTGGTGGGCTGAAGTTCACCAGACACCGAG GCGAAATAGCCGATCATGCACAAAACTACTCAGTCCGCACTCCTCAGAAGATAATGAAGAGGAGTCTCCTGTGTCCCTGTTCACCATGATCAACAGAGAGATAGTCTGCAGGGGAGCCCTCATTCTCTTCTGTGATTACGTG tgtcagAACCTGCACGACTCAGAGCATCTTACGTGGCTGATAGTTAATCATGTGAGTGACCTCATCAGCCTCTCCCATGAGCCACCTGTGCAGGATTTCATCAGTGCTGTGCACCGAAATTCAGCTGCCAGCGGTCTCTTCATCCAGGCTATTCAGTCCCGCTGTGACAACCTGACAAAT cCTACCATGTTGAAGAAGACTCTGCAATGTTTAGAAGGTATCCACCTCAGCCAGTCTGGCTCTCTGCTAATGCTATATGTGGACAAGCTGCTCAGCACACCCTTCAGGGTTTTGGCCCGCATGGTGGACACACTGGCATGTCGCAGGGTGGAGATGCTGTTGGCTGAAACGTTACAG AACAGTATCGCCCAGCTGCCTGTTGAGGAACTGGACAGAATCCAGGAATATCTCCAGATCAGTAACCTGGCTCAAAG GCATCAAAGGTTTTATTCCCTGCTGGATAGGTTCCGCGCCACTGTTGCTGAAACTAGTAGCCCACCACCTCCAGTGACATCACACCCCTTAGATGGGGATCCACCCCCtgcccctgaactggtcaatgCAGATAAG GAGTGGTATGTGACCCTGGTGAAATCTCAGTGTTGTCTTCGTGGAGATGTGTCTCTGTTCGAGATAACTGAACTCCTCACAAAGCTACCGGCCCCTGATCTTTTTAGCATTATGAGATGTGAG ACATTCAACCTAAGTCTGCTGTGCCCATGCCTAAGCATGGGTGTTCATCGGCTAACACGGGGTCAAGGGCCAGTCTTGTTGGAAACGGCATTGCAGGTGACGTTAGAACATCTTGTTGGGGTTACAGAGTCACTTCCTGCCCCACACCAGTCCTTCTTACCACCTTCCAAGCCACACTCTTATTGGATCCAACTGGCTGATGTGTATG ATGAGCCAGGTTTCTACTCCAAGGTTTTAGCCCTCTGCAGAGCTCTCTCCCAGTACCTCCTGTGTGTAAACCAGCTACCTTCTTATTTACGCATTCTCTGTGACAAAGAAGCTCTCATCACTACTTTCACCTGCACTGCCACTGAG GTGATAGTCTGGCGTCTGCTCCAGGATCAGCTACCCCTGAGTGTGGACCTTCAGTGGACTCTGTCTTGTCTCTGCCTGGCACTGCAGCAGACTTGCATCTGGAACAAACTGTCTACCACAGAGTACGCTACACACACGTGTTCCCTCATCTACTGCTTACGCCTCATTATGGTTGCTG TGGCTGTGAGCCCTGGAGACCAGCTTCTGATCTCCGAGAAGAAGAGGTTAGCAAGAGATGCTGAAGGAGATGAAGTGGATTCCCTACAAACAAAAT ATGGGTGTGAGTGGCAAGCATGTGAAATTATGGCAGAGCTGGTGGAAGGCCTACAGAATGTTCTTTCCTTGGGCCATTACAAAAACAGTTTAATACCAACTTTTCTGACTCCAACCTTACGCAACATTGTGATCAGTATTGCCCGACTGCCACTGGTCAATAGCTTCACTCGAGTTCCTCCAATG GTTTGGAAACTGGGCTGGTCCCCACAGCCTCAGGGGGAGTCTGGTACAGCATTGCCTGAGATTCCTGTGGACTTTCTGCAGGAAAAGGATGTCTTCAGAGAGTTCCTGTACCGCATAAACATACTTg GCTGGAGTAGCAGGACTCAGTTTGAGGAGACCTGGGCCACTTTGCTTGGCGTGTTGGTCACCCAACCAATAACGATGGCTCAGGAGGAGGACACACAACAAGAG GAAGATTTAGAGCGTACCCAGTTGAATGTTTTAGCAGTGCAGGCCATCACCAGCCTGGTGTTGGGCGCAATGATGCTGCCCACAGCTGGCAACCCTGCTGTCAGCTGTTTGGAACAGCAGCCTCGTAATAAGAGTCTCAAGGCCTTGGAGACACG ATTTGGAAGGAAACTGGCAGTGATCCGGGGTGAAGTTGAGAGAGAAATACAAGCTCTTGTTTCCAAGAGAGACAACATTCATACACACCACTTCTATCATGCCTGGGACCCTGTGCCCTCTTTGTCTGCAACCTCTGCAG GGATGTTGATCAGTCATGAAAAGTTGCTGCTTCAGATCAACACGGAGCGTGAGATGGGAAATATGGATTATAAACTGGGACAG GTGTCCATCCATTCAGTGTGGTTGGGAAATAACATCACTCCATTGAGGGAAGAAGAATGGGGTGAAGATGAAGACGATGAACCAGATATGCCATCGCACACCTCCCCACCTTTATCACCAATTAACTCTCG aaaACATCGTGCAGGGGTGGACATTCACTCATGCTCGCAGTTTCTTCTGGAGCTCTACAGCCAGTGGCTTATTCCAAGCTCTCCAAGTAACCGGAAGACTCCAACCATACTTGTCAGTGAAGTGGTCCGTTCG CTGCTGGCAGTGTCGGACCTATTCACAGAAAGGAACCAATTTGACATGATGTTCTCCACCCTTATGGAGCTGCAGAAGCTTCACCCACCAGAAGATGAGATTCTTAATCAGTACTTAGTGCCTGCCATCTGCAAGGCAGCTGCTGTGTTGGGCATG GACAAAGTGATTGCAGAACCGGTTTGTCGCCTGTTAGATACAACCTTGCGTAGCACACACCTGCCCAGCCGGATGGGTGCTCTTCATGGGGTCCTGTATGTCCTGGAATGTGACCTTCTAGATGATACAGCAAAGCAGTTGATCCCTATTATCTCTGAGTACCTCCTGTCCAACCTAAGACCCATTGCTCA CTGTGTGCACTTGCATAACCAGCAGCATGTCCTAGTGATGTGTGCAGTTGCCTTCTACATGATGGAGAACTACCCTCTTGATGTGGGATCTGAGTTCATGGCTGCAGTTATACAG gTGTGCAGTGTGATGGTGTCTGCCAGCGAGGACTCCACACCTTCTGTAATCTATCACTGTGTCCTCCGGGGTCTGGAGCGTCTCTTGCTCTCTGAACAGCTGTCTCGTGTGGAAGGGGAAGCGCTGGTTAAGCTGAGTGTCGATAGAGTGAACATGCCGTCGCCTCACAGAGCCATGGCCGCCTTGGGGCTCATGCTCACCTGCATGTACACTG